The Chloracidobacterium sp. DNA segment TTTCGGTCGGTGTTGCAGGCGGCCGGTCTGTCGCCGTCCGCTCTGCCTGTCAGCCTGCTGGTCGGCTTGGAAGACGCTCCGCCGCCTGACCTGCACATCATTGCCGTCGAAGCTAAAGCCAACGATCCGGCAGTGGTGCGGCGGTTGGTTGAACGCTGGCAACCGACGATGGTGTTCATTGAGTTGAATCCGCTGGACGAGCGCGAAGTGCTGTGGGCGACATTGCGCGAACTGGGAGCGGGCGCCAAAATCCGTACAGGTGGCATTACGCCCGACGCTTTCCCGTCGCTGGAAACTGTGACGAGTTTCATTATTCGCGCCGCCGACTGGCGCGTACCGTTCAAAGCCACGGCTGGGCTGCACCATCCCATCCGCGCTGTTCATCCACTGACCTACGACACCAACAGTCCGCGCAGCGTCATGCACGGCTTTCTCAACGTGTTTCTGGCGGCAGCTTTTGCTTGGCATGGGATGTCGCCAGATAATGTCGAGCGCGTCCTGGCTGAAGAAGACGCTGCTAATTTTCAGTTCACGGACGCCGGCGTCGCTTGGCACTGTCAAACCCTGACGACGGAGGAGATTGCCACCGCACGGCGGGAGTTTTGCCGGTCGTACGGTTCATGTTCGTTCGACGAACCGCGCGCTGACTTACGCACGCTGCGCCTTCTGATTTGACGCCTGTTATGTTTGACCTACGCCGACACGTCGCCGCCGCCAAGGATGCCGCCTGCATCGCCGCCGGGCTGGATGGCCATACGAAAGCGCAGGCGCTTCTCGCCATGGCGGACGCTATCCATACGCGCCGCGCTGAACTACAAGCCGCCAATGCTAAAGACCTTGCGGCGGCGGAGCAGGCTGGGCTAGCTGCGCCGCTGCGCGACCGGCTGGCGTTGACCGACAAGGTCCTAGACGCCATGGTGGACGGCCTGCGCGAGATTGCTGCCCAGCCTGACCCGGTGGGTGAAATCAGCGAACTCCGGCGGCGGCCAAACGGTTTGTTGGTGGGGCGAATGCGCATTCCGCTGGGCGTCATCGCCATCATTTACGAGTCGCGTCCGAACGTGACGGTGGACGCCGCCGCGTTGTGTCTCAAAGCGGGCAACGCGGTTGTGTTGCGCGGCGGCTCGGAGGCGTTTCATTCCAATCAGGCGTTGGGGCGGCTGATGGGCGACGTACTGGAGCGGTTTGGGCTGCCGGCGGCGCTCATTACTGTCATTCCAACGCTGGAGCGCGCCGTCATTGGCGAACTCCTGAAACTGGACGACCTTATTGATGTGGTCATCCCGCGTGGGGGCAAGGAACTGATTCGCTTTGTCGCCGAACACTCACGAATTCCGGTTATCAAGCATTTTGAGGGCGTTTGTCACACCTATCTTGACGCCGCCGCCGACCCGGACATCGCCGTACCGGTGGTGGTCAACGCCAAGGCGCAGCGGCCGGCGACCTGCAATGCGACAGAAACGCTGTTGGTACACACGGCCGCCGTTGACCGTTGTTTGTTGCCGGTGGTTCAGGCGCTGGTTGCGGCCGGCGTCGAGTTGCGGGTTTGTGAGCAGACGCAGCGGGCGCTGTGCGAACGCGGTTTTGCTTCGGAGAAAATCATTGCGGCGCAGCCATCTGACTTCGGGTGTGAATTCTTGGACAACATTCTCGCCGTCAAGGTGGTCGCCGATTACGCCGAGGCCGTCGCTCACATTCGGACTTACGGTTCCAACCACACTGACGCCATCATCACCCGTGATTACACCACAGCCATGCGCTTCATCCGCGACGTTGGTTCGTCAACCGTTGTCGTCAACGCCTCGACGCGCTTTGCCGACGGTCAACAACTTGGTCTTGGTGCAGAGATTGGCATCAGCACGACGAAACTTCATGCGTTTGGCCCGATGGGCGCGCGGGAGTTGACGACGCAGAAATTTGTCGTATTTGGCGAGGGACAAACGCGCACTTGAACAAAGCAAGCGTCCGATCCGAATCATCGGGCGGCATCCGGCGACGTGGGAAGCCATTGCAAGCCGGCGCAGGTCAGGAACGGCAAGTGTTCCCTGCCGCTTCACCCACTGCTTGACGTCACAACTTAGCCGGTTCAGGGGTGCTGTGTAGCCCACCGCCTGCCGCCGAAAGTGGCTTCGAAAAGGAACAAAAAGCCCTAGTGCACGCCGAATAGTCGAGAAGCCCTCGTGTTCTCACTCCACCACGACGGTTGTCTCGAACTTGCCGTACTTCTGGAAGGTGATGCAGTTGAGCGAAACGATGCCCTCCTTGCGGTCGGTCAGCGCCACCCGTGCCGCGACCGGCATGAGATAATCGTTGTCACCAATGGTGACCCAGCCGAACTCAACAACCGAGACGGCTTCCGAAACGGGAAAATCACGCGGCAGATCAATGCACTCGGATTCCAGCCGAACGATGCGGCGCGTTTCTGGCTCAACTAGCAGCCGCCCCCGGTAGCCTGCAATGGTGCGCGCTTTGCCGACCTGAATGCTCTGGCGCGAGTGGGCCGTCTCGACCATGTAGGCAAACACACGGCAGATGCGCCCGTAGAAGTCGGCTGTTCCAGCGTCACGGAACTGGGTTTGTGATTCGTCGTCGAAGAGCGACTTGAGCAGACCAGCGAACTGTCCGGTCGAGGTCAGCCCGCCGACTTCTTCTAGACCTAACACGGTGGAAACGCCGTTGTGGAGTTTGAGTTCGAGCCTTTCGCCTTTTTCCGCCGAATAGGCGACGGCGATTTCGAGGTAGTCACCCAGTCGCCAAGGCGCGCCGCCGACGCGGTAGTACCGCTGGACGCGCTGGCGGGCGGTAAAGTCAGGCAGGCTCGACACATACGCCTTGGTGACAGCGCGCACTTGCTCAATGAACGGTTGCTCTTCGCGGTAAAGGGGGACGTTGGGGTCGTCCGCCGGCAACGCCGCCGGACGCTGTGGTCGCGCGACGACAGCCCGACGGCGTTCGTCAGCCCGCCACAGGGCGCTTTCAACCTGTGCGGCCCGCAAGAAACGCATTTTGCGTCCGAAGGCTTCCGTCATCTCAAAGTTGATGCCGCGTTGATCAATCTCCGCCGCTACGTCGTCCACCTCGCGGTTTTGCCGATACGCTTCGCGCACCCGCGCTTCAATGTCGGCGGCGCGCACCGGCGGCGCGGTAGTGGAAAAACCATAGGCAGTGGTTCCAAGGACCGGTTCGGGCGTCTGTGCCGCCCAGAGCGGCGGCGCAGCGTAAGGCGACAGAAGCAGCCCGTTGAACGCGGCGATACCGCCGAGGAAACCCAAAAACCACATCGTCCAGCTGCGATAACGCGCTGCAAAATACTGTCCAGCGATGGGTTGACGCGCATGACGCACGCTTGCGCTGGACTTGAGCAACATGCTAGAAAGCTGGGCGTTCATCTCATTTCCCTCGGAAAGTGTCTTTGCGGCGTAGGCGTTGAGCGTTGCCGGGCGGCGGCCGTGGTCGCGCTCTGTAGCCGTTGAATGTCCACCCGTAAAAACCTCACCAGCGGCGTCCACCCGGACGCCATCGAGCAATCTATGGAAAAAGGAGTCACGTCCATGCTGCTGTATCACCTGCGCCGTGGGCTGTTGAGTGTATGTCTTGGCGCATGTTCATTGATGATACCTTCGGTGCTTGTTCCAACGACGACGTTCGCCCAATCTCAGGTGAACGCAGCTGACCTGCGCGGCATCGTCAGCGACGATAGCGGTAAAGTCATTGCTGGCGCCAAGGTGACGGCGCGCGAGGAGCGTACCAGGTTCACCCGTGAAGCGACGACAAACGATGACGGCGTCTATCAATTCATCGCCTTACCGCCTGGCTCCTATGAGATTAGCGTCGAAGCGGCTGGCTTCGCCCGCGCCGTCAACCGCAACGTCACGCTGACGATTGGCGCAGCGGCGCAGCTCGATTTCACCTTGCGGGTCGGCGAGACTACGGAGGAAGTTGTCGTCACGGCTGAAACGCAGGTGATTGAAAGTTCGCGCACGTCGGTCGCCGAAACCATCA contains these protein-coding regions:
- a CDS encoding glutamate-5-semialdehyde dehydrogenase, producing MFDLRRHVAAAKDAACIAAGLDGHTKAQALLAMADAIHTRRAELQAANAKDLAAAEQAGLAAPLRDRLALTDKVLDAMVDGLREIAAQPDPVGEISELRRRPNGLLVGRMRIPLGVIAIIYESRPNVTVDAAALCLKAGNAVVLRGGSEAFHSNQALGRLMGDVLERFGLPAALITVIPTLERAVIGELLKLDDLIDVVIPRGGKELIRFVAEHSRIPVIKHFEGVCHTYLDAAADPDIAVPVVVNAKAQRPATCNATETLLVHTAAVDRCLLPVVQALVAAGVELRVCEQTQRALCERGFASEKIIAAQPSDFGCEFLDNILAVKVVADYAEAVAHIRTYGSNHTDAIITRDYTTAMRFIRDVGSSTVVVNASTRFADGQQLGLGAEIGISTTKLHAFGPMGARELTTQKFVVFGEGQTRT